One window of the Herbiconiux sp. L3-i23 genome contains the following:
- the aroC gene encoding chorismate synthase codes for MLRWLTAGESHGPELVAILEGLPAGVPVSLDLIRDDLARRKLGYGRGSRQKFEQDELAISGGVVQGVSIGGPVALRVGNTEWPKWSEVMNAEATPLTEKSRGRGAPLTRPRPGHADLTGMQKYGFDEARPVLERASARETAARVALGAVARSFLEQLGVRLVSHTLSIGPVRVPEGAVLPGPDDVATIDADPLRCFDAATSACMVDEVDDAKKAGDTLGGVVEVLAYGMPPGVGSYVHGDRRLDAQLAGALMGIQAIKGVEVGDGFLTTTRRGSEAHDELVHGADGIARVTDRAGGIEGGMSTGTVLRVRAGMKPISTVPRALRTIDIASGDPASAHHQRSDVCAVPAAGVVAEAMVALVLANAVLEKFGGDSVPETRRNLESFLAAIPDALRTTDILETEAAVVADGRAND; via the coding sequence ATGCTTCGTTGGCTCACCGCCGGGGAGTCGCACGGCCCTGAGCTGGTCGCGATCCTCGAGGGCCTCCCCGCTGGGGTGCCCGTCTCGCTCGATCTCATCCGCGACGACCTCGCGCGCCGCAAGCTCGGCTACGGGCGCGGGTCGCGTCAGAAGTTCGAGCAGGACGAGCTCGCCATCTCGGGCGGGGTCGTGCAGGGCGTGAGCATCGGCGGCCCCGTCGCGCTGCGAGTGGGCAACACCGAGTGGCCGAAGTGGTCCGAGGTGATGAACGCCGAGGCGACGCCGCTGACGGAGAAGTCGCGGGGTCGCGGCGCGCCGTTGACGAGGCCGCGGCCGGGGCACGCCGATCTGACGGGCATGCAGAAGTACGGCTTCGACGAGGCCCGCCCGGTGCTCGAGCGGGCGAGCGCCCGCGAGACGGCGGCGCGTGTCGCGCTCGGCGCGGTGGCGCGGTCGTTCCTCGAGCAGCTCGGGGTGCGTCTCGTGAGTCACACGCTCTCGATCGGCCCGGTCCGTGTACCCGAGGGCGCCGTGCTGCCGGGGCCCGACGACGTGGCGACGATCGACGCCGATCCGCTGCGCTGCTTCGACGCGGCGACGTCGGCCTGCATGGTCGACGAGGTCGACGACGCGAAGAAGGCCGGCGACACGCTCGGTGGTGTGGTCGAAGTCCTCGCCTACGGCATGCCGCCCGGGGTCGGCTCGTACGTGCACGGCGACCGTCGGCTCGACGCCCAACTGGCGGGCGCGCTGATGGGCATCCAGGCGATCAAGGGTGTCGAGGTCGGCGACGGCTTCCTGACGACGACGCGTCGCGGCTCCGAGGCGCACGACGAACTGGTGCACGGCGCCGACGGCATCGCGCGCGTCACCGACCGCGCCGGAGGCATCGAGGGGGGCATGTCGACCGGCACCGTCCTCCGCGTCCGTGCGGGCATGAAGCCGATCTCGACAGTGCCGCGAGCGCTGCGCACCATCGACATCGCCAGCGGAGACCCGGCGTCGGCGCACCACCAGCGTTCCGATGTCTGCGCGGTCCCCGCGGCCGGCGTCGTGGCTGAGGCGATGGTCGCGCTGGTGCTCGCGAACGCGGTGCTCGAGAAGTTCGGCGGCGACTCCGTGCCCGAGACCCGCCGCAACCTCGAATCGTTCCTCGCCGCGATCCCCGATGCGCTGCGCACCACCGACATCCTCGAGACCGAGGCGGCGGTCGTCGCCGACGGCAGAGCGAATGACTGA
- the ruvX gene encoding Holliday junction resolvase RuvX, with protein sequence MRHGVRIGVDVGKVRVGLAASDPYGYLASPVETIARADEIAPVVTRIVAEATEREAIEIVVGLPISLSGADTPSTADARAVADAIARASSVPVRLIDERLSTVAAQSALHKSGRNTRSSRSVVDQVAAVILLQHALDSERAGGALPGRLAEPD encoded by the coding sequence GTGCGGCACGGCGTTCGCATCGGGGTCGACGTCGGCAAGGTCCGGGTCGGTCTCGCCGCATCCGATCCCTACGGCTACCTCGCCTCGCCGGTCGAGACGATCGCGCGCGCCGACGAGATCGCACCGGTGGTGACGCGGATCGTGGCCGAGGCGACCGAACGGGAGGCGATCGAGATCGTGGTCGGCCTGCCGATCTCGCTGTCGGGAGCCGACACGCCGTCGACCGCCGACGCGCGGGCCGTCGCCGACGCGATCGCGCGGGCGTCGAGCGTCCCCGTCCGACTCATCGACGAGCGCCTCAGCACGGTGGCGGCGCAATCGGCGCTGCACAAGTCGGGGCGCAACACACGCTCGTCGCGTTCCGTCGTGGACCAGGTGGCCGCCGTTATACTTCTGCAACACGCCCTCGACTCCGAGCGCGCCGGTGGAGCGCTCCCCGGTCGCCTCGCCGAGCCAGACTGA
- a CDS encoding shikimate kinase — protein MTDGRPKVVIIGPPGAGKTKVGKRVARRLEVGFVDTDHRIVAKHGPIADIFAQHGESRFREWERTEVAEALRSSGVVSLGGGAVLDPRTQADLEALPVALITVSADAVEARISGSKRPLLAAGGVAAWRTLVEQRMPLYESLATRRFDSSSTPMDTVAARVVAWLLEETR, from the coding sequence ATGACTGACGGACGCCCCAAGGTCGTCATCATCGGCCCGCCCGGCGCGGGCAAGACCAAGGTCGGCAAGCGCGTCGCCCGCCGACTCGAGGTCGGCTTCGTCGACACCGATCACCGCATCGTCGCAAAGCACGGTCCGATCGCCGACATCTTCGCCCAGCACGGCGAGAGCCGATTCCGCGAGTGGGAACGCACCGAGGTCGCCGAGGCGCTGCGCAGTTCCGGAGTCGTATCGCTCGGCGGCGGCGCCGTCCTCGACCCGAGGACGCAGGCCGACCTCGAGGCGCTGCCCGTCGCACTGATCACCGTGTCGGCCGACGCGGTCGAAGCACGCATCTCGGGCAGCAAACGTCCGCTGCTCGCCGCCGGGGGAGTCGCCGCCTGGCGCACCCTCGTGGAGCAGCGGATGCCGCTCTACGAGTCCCTCGCCACCCGCCGTTTCGATTCGTCGAGCACCCCGATGGACACCGTCGCCGCGCGCGTCGTCGCCTGGCTGCTGGAGGAGACCCGATGA
- a CDS encoding replication-associated recombination protein A, translating into MGLRSGATPLAVRMRPRSLDEVAGQKHLLGPGSPLVALAGDRTGETGAVSVILWGPPGTGKTTLAQAIAHSSGRRFVELSAVTAGVKDVRQVMEEAHSQRDLYGVSTVLFLDEIHRFTKAQQDALLPGVENGWVILVAATTENPSFSVISPLLSRSLLLTLQVLSDEDLGMLIDRAVGDERGLAGRIALDDEARAALVRLASGDARRALTALEAAAFSAVSIAQEQGSTLPIEGDEPRGVEYDDLDEGDDDDDDEGDGAGDGAVPVADLPVVTAELVARAVDRALLRYDRNGDEHYDVISAFIKSIRGSDVDASIHYLARMIEAGEDPRFIARRIIVSASEDIGMADPQALVIAIAAADAVQFIGMPEGRIPLAEAVTYLATAPKSNASYLAIDKAIADVKAGRMGRVPKHLRDAHYPGAKRLGHGKGYKYAHDGEHGVVEQQYPPDELRGVDYYRPTGNGYERDVSARLEKLRKIVRGDRS; encoded by the coding sequence ATGGGCCTGCGCAGCGGGGCGACCCCGCTCGCGGTGCGCATGCGACCGCGCAGCCTCGACGAGGTGGCCGGCCAGAAGCACCTCCTGGGTCCGGGCTCGCCCCTCGTCGCCCTCGCCGGCGACCGCACGGGGGAGACCGGTGCCGTGTCGGTGATCCTCTGGGGGCCTCCCGGCACCGGCAAGACGACACTCGCGCAGGCGATCGCGCACAGCTCCGGGCGTCGATTCGTCGAGCTGTCCGCGGTGACCGCCGGGGTGAAGGACGTCCGCCAGGTGATGGAGGAGGCGCATTCCCAACGCGACCTCTACGGCGTCTCGACCGTGCTGTTCCTCGACGAGATCCACCGCTTCACGAAGGCCCAGCAGGACGCGCTCCTGCCGGGAGTCGAGAACGGGTGGGTGATCCTCGTCGCGGCGACGACCGAGAATCCGTCGTTCTCGGTGATCTCGCCTCTGCTGTCCCGCTCGCTGCTGCTGACCCTGCAGGTGCTGAGCGATGAGGATCTCGGCATGCTCATCGACCGCGCGGTCGGCGACGAGCGCGGACTGGCGGGCCGCATCGCGCTCGACGACGAGGCTCGCGCCGCGCTCGTCCGACTCGCCTCGGGCGATGCCCGCCGCGCTCTGACCGCCCTCGAGGCGGCGGCGTTCTCGGCCGTCTCGATCGCACAGGAGCAGGGCTCGACGCTGCCGATCGAGGGCGACGAACCGCGCGGGGTCGAGTACGACGACCTCGACGAGGGCGATGACGACGACGATGACGAGGGGGACGGCGCCGGCGATGGAGCGGTCCCGGTCGCCGATCTGCCGGTTGTGACCGCCGAGCTGGTCGCGCGCGCCGTCGACCGTGCTCTGCTGCGGTACGACCGCAATGGCGACGAGCACTACGACGTCATCAGCGCGTTCATCAAGTCGATCCGCGGCAGCGACGTCGACGCGTCGATCCACTACCTCGCGCGCATGATCGAGGCAGGCGAGGACCCGCGCTTCATCGCCCGCCGGATCATCGTGTCCGCCTCCGAGGACATCGGCATGGCCGACCCGCAGGCTCTCGTGATCGCCATCGCCGCCGCCGACGCGGTGCAGTTCATCGGCATGCCCGAGGGGCGCATCCCGCTGGCTGAAGCCGTGACCTACCTGGCGACCGCGCCCAAGTCGAACGCGTCGTACCTCGCGATCGACAAGGCGATCGCCGACGTGAAGGCCGGGCGCATGGGACGCGTGCCGAAGCACCTCCGCGACGCGCACTACCCCGGCGCGAAGCGGCTCGGGCACGGCAAGGGCTACAAGTACGCCCACGACGGCGAGCACGGCGTCGTCGAGCAGCAGTACCCGCCCGACGAACTGCGCGGCGTCGACTACTACCGGCCCACCGGCAACGGCTACGAGCGTGACGTCTCAGCGCGCCTCGAGAAGCTGCGCAAGATCGTCCGCGGAGACAGGTCCTGA
- the rpsD gene encoding 30S ribosomal protein S4, with product MVTKSQDRRKVRLSRALGIALTPKAARYLEKRPYAPGEHGRTKRKADSDYAVRLREKQRLREQYGIREKQLRRVFNEARRTQGLTGENLVELLEQRLDALVLRAGFARTTAQARQLVVHRHILVDGQLVDRPSFRVKPGQLIHVKERSEGLEPFQVAAAGGHSEVLPKVPGYLEVELDKLQARLVRRPLRAEVPVTADVQLVVEYYAAR from the coding sequence ATGGTTACCAAGTCACAGGACCGCCGCAAGGTCCGTCTCTCGCGTGCCCTCGGCATCGCGCTCACCCCGAAGGCCGCCCGCTACCTGGAGAAGCGTCCCTACGCTCCCGGTGAGCACGGTCGCACCAAGCGCAAGGCCGACTCCGACTACGCGGTGCGTCTGCGCGAGAAGCAGCGTCTGCGCGAGCAGTACGGCATCCGCGAGAAGCAGCTGCGCCGCGTCTTCAACGAGGCCCGCCGCACCCAGGGCCTGACCGGTGAGAACCTGGTCGAGCTCCTCGAGCAGCGTCTCGACGCCCTCGTGCTGCGTGCCGGCTTCGCCCGCACCACCGCGCAGGCCCGTCAGCTGGTCGTGCACCGCCACATCCTCGTCGACGGCCAGCTCGTCGACCGTCCGTCCTTCCGCGTGAAGCCGGGCCAGCTCATCCACGTCAAGGAGCGCAGCGAGGGCCTCGAGCCCTTCCAGGTCGCCGCCGCCGGTGGACACTCCGAGGTCCTGCCCAAGGTTCCGGGCTACCTCGAGGTCGAGCTCGACAAGCTGCAGGCGCGCCTCGTACGCCGCCCGCTGCGCGCCGAGGTCCCCGTGACCGCCGACGTCCAGCTGGTCGTCGAGTACTACGCCGCCCGCTGA
- a CDS encoding peptidylprolyl isomerase, translating to MASVGREERAARQRLQDYQAKQTVHSEQIGRRRRDNVIAAIVVVVVLAVATTAQVLYFEVGPGVPAPTPTASPTPTPTETAGNTGDVPSADIAEDRTWTGTMQLNDVSLGISLDGALAPQGVSSFIALAQQDFYTGKSCHRLTDGGFFVLQCGSVNGDGTGDPGFQFGPIENAPAEDFYPAGTIAFARQSGNAYSNSSQFFIVYEDTTIPSDEAGGYTIIGQVTSGLPELATAITDAGTADGGNDGSPAVATTIGAITLQ from the coding sequence GTGGCATCGGTGGGTCGCGAGGAGCGCGCTGCGCGGCAGCGTCTTCAGGACTATCAGGCGAAGCAGACGGTGCACTCCGAGCAGATCGGCCGTCGCCGCCGCGACAACGTCATCGCCGCGATCGTGGTCGTCGTCGTCCTCGCCGTGGCGACCACCGCCCAGGTGCTCTACTTCGAGGTCGGCCCCGGCGTTCCCGCCCCGACCCCGACGGCCAGCCCCACCCCCACCCCGACCGAGACCGCCGGCAACACCGGCGACGTGCCGAGCGCCGACATCGCCGAGGACCGCACCTGGACCGGCACGATGCAGCTCAACGACGTGTCCCTCGGCATCTCGCTCGACGGCGCGCTGGCGCCGCAGGGCGTGTCCTCGTTCATCGCGCTCGCCCAGCAGGACTTCTACACCGGCAAGAGCTGCCACCGACTCACCGATGGCGGCTTCTTCGTGCTGCAGTGCGGTTCGGTGAACGGCGACGGCACCGGCGACCCCGGGTTCCAGTTCGGACCCATCGAGAACGCGCCCGCCGAGGACTTCTACCCGGCCGGCACGATCGCCTTCGCGCGCCAATCGGGCAACGCCTACAGCAACAGCAGCCAGTTCTTCATCGTCTACGAGGACACCACCATCCCCTCGGACGAGGCCGGCGGCTACACGATCATCGGACAGGTCACGAGCGGACTCCCCGAGCTCGCGACGGCGATCACCGACGCGGGCACCGCCGATGGCGGCAATGACGGCTCCCCCGCCGTGGCCACGACGATCGGCGCCATCACCCTCCAGTGA
- the mltG gene encoding endolytic transglycosylase MltG, with protein sequence MAENPPQHGNDDDRTEITPPTWSELLGTEGARERETVPAGHVATSRRELREQEAVRSTGRRLEESASFGFTPDRPPKRRRRWLPWVITPLVALLVIGGGGAAAAFLIVPDWPSRVQELLAGPEELDYTGGGEGEAMVLIRDGDIGQDVAVTLQQAGVTKTFEAFYDLLLQQEGEVTFLPGAYQLKQKMSAQAALDALLDPANRLENEVLVIEGEALPDIQVSLASALQVSVEEVQAASADPASFGLPAEATTLEGFLFPATYQFDPGTAPRDALQQMVNRSFEVLDGLGVAPEQRWTTVVLASIVQRESGPSVEDMAKISRVFLNRIDQGINLQSDATVAYGTGNTHTVWTTDEERANAGNLYNTYANPGLPVGPIGNPGEAALNAAIHPADGDWLFFVPIDLATGETVFSATSDEHEAAVERLQEWCAASDANAAYCE encoded by the coding sequence GTGGCAGAGAATCCACCACAGCACGGGAACGACGACGACCGTACTGAGATCACTCCGCCGACCTGGAGCGAGCTGCTCGGCACCGAGGGGGCCCGCGAACGCGAGACAGTCCCCGCCGGTCACGTCGCGACGTCGCGTCGTGAACTGCGCGAGCAGGAGGCGGTGCGCTCGACCGGACGCCGACTCGAGGAGTCGGCGAGCTTCGGCTTCACGCCCGACCGGCCGCCGAAACGCCGTCGCCGCTGGTTGCCCTGGGTCATCACCCCGCTCGTCGCGCTGCTTGTCATCGGCGGCGGTGGCGCCGCCGCCGCGTTCCTGATCGTCCCCGACTGGCCGTCGCGGGTGCAGGAGCTCCTCGCGGGCCCCGAAGAGCTCGACTACACGGGCGGCGGTGAGGGCGAGGCGATGGTCCTCATCCGCGATGGCGACATCGGCCAGGACGTGGCGGTCACCCTCCAGCAGGCGGGCGTCACGAAGACGTTCGAGGCGTTCTACGACCTCCTTTTGCAGCAGGAGGGCGAGGTCACCTTCCTTCCCGGCGCCTACCAGCTGAAGCAGAAGATGAGCGCCCAGGCGGCGCTCGACGCGCTGCTCGACCCGGCGAACCGGCTCGAGAACGAGGTCCTCGTCATCGAGGGCGAGGCGCTGCCCGACATCCAGGTCTCGCTCGCGAGCGCCCTGCAGGTCTCCGTGGAGGAGGTTCAGGCCGCGAGTGCCGATCCCGCCTCCTTCGGCCTCCCCGCCGAGGCGACCACCCTCGAGGGCTTCCTCTTCCCGGCCACCTACCAGTTCGATCCGGGAACCGCGCCTCGCGATGCGCTGCAGCAGATGGTGAACCGCAGCTTCGAGGTGCTCGACGGCCTCGGCGTCGCGCCCGAGCAGCGCTGGACGACCGTGGTGCTCGCCTCGATCGTGCAGCGCGAGTCCGGTCCGAGCGTCGAGGACATGGCGAAGATCTCCCGCGTCTTCCTCAACCGCATCGACCAGGGCATCAATCTGCAGTCCGACGCCACGGTCGCCTACGGCACCGGCAACACGCACACCGTGTGGACCACCGACGAGGAGCGCGCGAATGCGGGCAACCTCTACAACACGTACGCGAACCCCGGCCTGCCGGTCGGCCCCATCGGCAACCCGGGCGAGGCGGCGTTGAACGCGGCCATCCACCCGGCCGACGGCGACTGGCTGTTCTTCGTGCCGATCGACCTGGCGACCGGTGAGACGGTCTTCAGCGCGACCTCGGATGAGCACGAGGCCGCGGTGGAGCGGCTGCAGGAGTGGTGCGCGGCGAGCGACGCGAACGCCGCCTACTGCGAGTGA
- the alaS gene encoding alanine--tRNA ligase, with protein MQTAEIRRRWLDFFGERGHTVVPSASLVSDDPSLLFTVAGMVPFIPYLTGVVPAPYPRATSVQKCIRTLDIDEVGKTTRHGTFFQMNGNFSFGDYFKEGAIGYAWELLTTPESDGGLGFPEKDLWVTVYQDDQEAFDLWRKQGVPESRIQHRGKADNYWNTGQPGPGGPCSEIYFDRGPAYGVEGGPEADEDRYIEIWNLVFMQYLLSDVRSKTDFDIAGELPRKNIDTGMGLERVAFLKQGVDNLYEIDQVRPVLDLAAELSGRRYGADHEHDVRMRVVADHVRSALMLMADGVVPGNEGRGYILRRLMRRTVRAMRLLGVEEPTFPELFAASRDAMKTAYPEVNSDYDRISRTAVGEEETFLRTLAGGTTILDVAVSKTKDSGSSQLPGDTAFLLHDTYGFPIDLTLEMADEAGLSVDRNAFDRLMADQRARAKADAKAKKKAIADLSVYGEFRAAGETEFTGYEYLQTETSVLGILRDGVSVPVASAGQTVEVILAETSLYPESGGQEADAGSIIGVGFELEVEDVQRPVKGLISHTVLVKSGEVAVGDAATTIVDPVWRKGATQAHTATHLIHAALRQILGPEAHQSGSYNKAGYMRLDFSWNKALSPETRSEIETVANDAIQQDYEVVTRILPIDEAKALGAMALFGEKYGDTVRMVDIGGPWSRELCGGTHVLSSAGVGLINLVGESSVGSTNRRVESLVGPDAFRDFAAERAIVNRLTTDLKAPRDQITNRIADLMSNLKAAERRIAEFERQALAGKVPALLETATDIGRYTVVAQSVGALRTGDELRSLATTVRERLGGSAVVALAAAVSGKPAVIVATTPDARAAGAKAGALAKAAAGVLGGGGGGKDDLAQGGGADLAAIPAALDAVLAGLRG; from the coding sequence ATGCAGACTGCCGAAATCCGCCGCCGTTGGCTCGACTTCTTCGGTGAGCGAGGTCACACGGTCGTGCCGTCGGCCTCGCTCGTCAGCGACGACCCCTCCCTGCTCTTCACCGTCGCGGGGATGGTGCCGTTCATCCCGTACCTGACGGGCGTCGTGCCCGCGCCCTACCCGCGCGCGACGAGCGTGCAGAAGTGCATCCGCACTCTCGACATCGACGAGGTCGGCAAGACCACCCGCCACGGCACGTTCTTCCAGATGAACGGCAACTTCTCCTTCGGCGACTACTTCAAGGAAGGCGCCATCGGCTACGCCTGGGAGCTGCTCACCACGCCCGAGTCGGATGGGGGACTCGGCTTCCCCGAGAAGGACCTCTGGGTCACCGTCTACCAGGACGACCAGGAGGCGTTCGACCTGTGGCGTAAGCAGGGCGTTCCCGAGAGCCGGATCCAGCACCGCGGCAAGGCGGACAACTACTGGAACACCGGACAGCCGGGCCCCGGCGGCCCCTGCTCCGAGATCTACTTCGACCGCGGCCCCGCCTACGGCGTCGAGGGCGGCCCCGAGGCGGACGAGGACCGCTACATCGAGATCTGGAACCTCGTCTTCATGCAGTACCTGCTGAGCGACGTGCGGTCGAAGACCGACTTCGACATCGCGGGGGAGCTGCCCCGCAAGAACATCGACACCGGCATGGGGCTCGAGCGGGTCGCGTTCCTCAAGCAGGGTGTCGACAACCTGTACGAGATCGACCAGGTGCGCCCCGTGCTCGATCTGGCGGCCGAGCTGTCGGGACGCCGCTACGGCGCCGACCACGAGCACGACGTGCGGATGCGCGTCGTCGCCGACCACGTGCGCAGCGCCCTGATGCTGATGGCCGACGGCGTCGTGCCCGGCAACGAGGGACGCGGCTACATCCTGCGCCGCCTGATGCGCCGCACCGTGCGTGCCATGCGGCTGCTCGGCGTCGAGGAGCCCACGTTCCCCGAGCTGTTCGCCGCGTCACGCGACGCGATGAAGACCGCGTATCCCGAGGTGAACTCCGACTACGACCGCATCTCCCGCACCGCGGTCGGCGAGGAGGAGACCTTCCTGCGCACCCTCGCGGGCGGCACCACGATCCTCGACGTCGCCGTGTCCAAGACGAAGGATTCGGGCAGCAGCCAGCTCCCGGGCGACACCGCGTTCCTGCTGCACGACACCTACGGCTTCCCGATCGACCTCACCCTCGAGATGGCCGACGAGGCCGGGCTGAGCGTCGACCGCAACGCGTTCGACCGTCTGATGGCCGACCAGCGTGCCCGCGCGAAGGCCGACGCGAAGGCGAAGAAGAAGGCCATCGCCGACCTGTCCGTGTACGGCGAGTTCCGCGCCGCCGGCGAGACCGAGTTCACCGGTTACGAGTATCTGCAGACCGAGACGAGCGTGCTCGGCATCCTGCGCGACGGCGTCTCCGTGCCCGTCGCGTCGGCCGGTCAGACCGTCGAGGTGATCCTCGCCGAGACCTCCCTCTATCCCGAGTCCGGTGGTCAGGAGGCCGACGCGGGCAGCATCATCGGTGTCGGCTTCGAGCTCGAGGTCGAAGACGTTCAGCGCCCGGTGAAGGGCCTCATCTCGCACACCGTCCTGGTGAAGTCGGGCGAGGTCGCCGTGGGCGACGCGGCGACCACGATCGTCGATCCGGTGTGGCGCAAGGGCGCGACCCAGGCGCACACCGCGACGCACCTCATCCACGCCGCCCTCCGTCAGATCCTCGGCCCCGAAGCGCATCAGTCGGGTTCGTACAACAAGGCGGGCTACATGCGGCTCGACTTCAGCTGGAACAAGGCCCTCTCGCCCGAGACCCGCAGCGAGATCGAGACCGTCGCGAACGACGCCATCCAGCAGGACTACGAGGTCGTCACCCGCATCCTTCCGATCGACGAGGCCAAGGCGCTCGGCGCGATGGCCCTCTTCGGCGAGAAGTACGGCGACACCGTACGCATGGTCGACATCGGCGGTCCCTGGTCGCGCGAGCTCTGCGGCGGCACCCACGTGCTCTCGAGTGCCGGTGTCGGTCTCATCAACCTGGTCGGAGAGTCCTCGGTCGGATCGACGAACCGGCGAGTCGAGTCGCTCGTCGGCCCCGACGCGTTCCGCGACTTCGCCGCGGAACGCGCGATCGTGAACCGGCTCACGACCGACCTCAAGGCCCCGCGCGACCAGATCACGAACCGCATCGCGGACCTCATGTCGAACCTGAAGGCCGCCGAGCGCCGCATCGCCGAATTCGAGCGTCAGGCCCTCGCCGGCAAGGTGCCCGCGCTGCTCGAGACAGCGACCGACATCGGTCGCTACACCGTCGTCGCGCAGTCCGTCGGCGCCCTCCGCACCGGCGACGAGCTCCGCTCGCTCGCGACCACGGTCCGGGAGCGCCTCGGCGGCAGCGCGGTCGTCGCCCTCGCGGCCGCCGTCTCCGGCAAGCCCGCGGTCATCGTCGCGACGACGCCCGACGCTCGCGCCGCCGGCGCGAAGGCCGGAGCGCTCGCCAAGGCGGCCGCCGGAGTGCTCGGCGGCGGCGGTGGCGGCAAGGACGATCTCGCCCAGGGCGGCGGCGCCGACCTCGCGGCGATCCCCGCCGCGCTCGACGCGGTGCTCGCCGGCCTGCGGGGCTGA
- a CDS encoding shikimate dehydrogenase — MSAVTAGRRLAVLGSPVAHSKSPLLHAAAYRELGLDWSYDRHEVDEHELAGFVGGLDGSWRGLSLTMPLKEAIRPLLDEVDEVASVTGAVNTVLLDGARKGWNTDVPGIVRAFERRGIAGLSQAVLLGTGATARSALVALHRMGVEGVSVVGRSPERAAATAGFAEQVGLRADIHPAGLALTEWPTAADLVVSTLPGGAITTAPVPRPGVALFDVAYAESPFPALWRTGAPDAVVVSGLDMLVEQALFQVRAFVGGDVDIALPDEDRVLAAMDAAVGRIPPAV; from the coding sequence GTGAGCGCCGTCACGGCCGGGCGGCGTCTCGCGGTGCTCGGCTCGCCGGTCGCGCATTCGAAGTCACCGCTGCTGCACGCTGCGGCGTACCGGGAGCTCGGGCTCGATTGGTCGTACGACCGGCACGAGGTCGATGAGCACGAACTGGCGGGGTTCGTCGGCGGCCTCGATGGGTCGTGGCGCGGGCTTTCGCTCACGATGCCGCTGAAGGAGGCGATCCGCCCGCTGCTCGACGAGGTCGACGAGGTCGCCTCCGTGACCGGCGCCGTCAACACCGTGCTGCTCGACGGCGCCCGGAAGGGCTGGAACACCGACGTGCCGGGCATCGTCCGCGCATTCGAGCGGCGCGGGATCGCGGGACTCTCGCAGGCGGTGCTGCTCGGCACGGGCGCGACGGCACGGTCGGCCCTCGTGGCCCTGCACCGGATGGGCGTCGAGGGGGTGAGCGTCGTCGGCCGCTCGCCGGAACGCGCCGCGGCGACGGCGGGCTTCGCGGAACAGGTGGGTCTTCGCGCCGACATCCACCCCGCCGGCCTCGCCCTCACCGAGTGGCCCACCGCAGCCGACCTCGTGGTCAGCACGCTTCCGGGCGGCGCGATCACGACTGCTCCGGTTCCGCGCCCGGGTGTCGCCCTCTTCGACGTCGCCTACGCGGAGAGTCCGTTTCCCGCGCTGTGGCGTACCGGTGCTCCGGACGCCGTGGTCGTCAGCGGCCTCGACATGCTCGTCGAGCAGGCGCTCTTCCAGGTCCGGGCGTTCGTGGGCGGCGACGTCGACATCGCCCTCCCGGACGAGGATCGCGTGCTGGCGGCGATGGACGCCGCCGTCGGCCGGATTCCGCCCGCCGTCTAG
- a CDS encoding DUF948 domain-containing protein, which yields MTGGDIAGLIAAGVFAILVALIAVPLLKLGKVFDQTTASIKEATDGITPILEETTETIKQANGQLARVDTITSNVAEVSGNVSALVALFAASVGGPLIKLAGFSAAVRAGIVGLRGAKKAEETVKGGKRAKK from the coding sequence ATGACCGGTGGGGATATCGCAGGACTGATCGCTGCGGGTGTGTTCGCGATCCTCGTCGCGCTGATCGCGGTGCCGCTGCTGAAGCTCGGCAAGGTGTTCGATCAGACGACGGCGTCGATCAAGGAGGCCACCGACGGGATCACGCCGATCCTCGAGGAGACCACCGAGACCATCAAGCAGGCCAACGGCCAGCTCGCACGAGTCGACACGATCACCTCCAACGTGGCAGAGGTCAGCGGCAACGTGTCCGCACTCGTCGCCCTCTTCGCCGCATCGGTCGGCGGCCCGCTCATCAAGCTCGCCGGCTTCAGCGCGGCCGTCCGCGCCGGAATCGTCGGCCTCCGCGGGGCGAAGAAGGCCGAGGAGACCGTCAAGGGCGGCAAGCGGGCGAAGAAGTAG